Within Acidaminococcus timonensis, the genomic segment CCTTAATAGAACGTGCGGGACCGGATGTACCGGTCCCCACGTCTACCAGGGATTTTGCCACGATGTCTTTTCCGTCTTTCAGGATAACGCACTTGGACGCCGTAGATCCAACATCGATTCCCAAGGTATAGATACTCATAAATGAATTGCCTCCGTAAGGATTATTTCTTTACGAAAGTGTCGAACTCTCTGATGGCACGCGGCAACAGCATTTGATGGAACGGGCAGATGCTTTCCGGATTCTGATAAGCAGCTTCCGTGAAGGCAACTACATAGTCACGCAGTTTGTTCATATCCACGATTTCGTCCACCAGACCCAGTTCGGCGCAAACTTTCGGACGAGATTTGGTGTAGAAAGCCTGGATCAGGGCGTTCATCTTATCGATGGTCGGCTGCAGATCCTTACCGGCTTTCCGGTCTTTGGCCAGTCTCCGGGAGTACATGGCCGTAGCAGCGGTTTCACCGTTCATAACGGCGATTTCCGTAGCAGCCGTACCGATGGAGAAGGCGTTGGTGTCGTTGCCCTGCGGACCACCCAGTACATAATGGGCAGCAGCAGTACCTTTTCTCAGGGTGATTTCGAATTGCGGGATCCTGGAGCTCTGGATGGAGTAAATCAGGGATTGGCCCAGACCCAGCAGTTCCGCTTTTTCTGCATCGTTGCCTACGTCGATACCGGTGGTGTCCTGGATCCAGACGATGGGCAGACGATCTCTGGTGCACAGAGCGACGAATTCGTTCATCTTCACCAGGCCCTGACGGTACAGCTTGCCACCGATCCCTACGGAGCCGGCAGCCTTGTATTCAGGGTAGTTCATCAGCAGGCCCTGGACGTTAGCTACGACGCCGACCAGCAGGCCGTTGACTTTGGCCAGGCCCGTAACCATTTCAGGGCCATAGCCTTTCTTATATTCTTTGAATTCGCTGTTATCGAACAGACGACCGATGACATTGTAGATATCATAGGCCCGTTTGTCGTTCAGCGGAACCATGCTGTACAGATCGTCAGCCGGGAAGGCCGGTTCTTTCGGATCGTCCACACGGAAGAATTCAGGATCGTATTTCGGCAGCATGCCTACATACTTCTTGATGCCTTCCAGGACGCCTTCTTCAGAAGCGTACACTTCGCGGATGAAGCCGGTCTCGGTGTAATGGATGTCGACAGCTCCCGGAGGTTCCGTTTTGCCGGTACGATCTACCATATCGGCGATTTCGTTGGCATATTCCAGATCCACATGGCCTTTGGGGTTCATACCACCCATGATACCGGCACCGCCGACAGCCATGTTGGCTTTTTCATGGGCAATGATCACAGTGGGGCTGATGGAATGGTAGCCGCCGCCTGCAGGGTTCGTCCCGTAGATCCCTACGATGACGGGAACACCCAGCTGGTTCAGTTCAGCGTTGCGGAAGAAAGGAGTACCGCCGCCACGACGGTTGGGATATACCTTTTCCTGTTCATCGAACTTCACACCGGAGCAGTTCAGCACATACACCAGAGGAATGTGCAGGGTCTTGGCGGTATCAGAAGCCCGCAGCAGGCATTCAGCCTGGCCGGGGACCCAGGCACCGGCCAGCTTCTTGTTATCGGAAGCAATGACCACGCACCATTTGCCGTTGACACGGCCCAGGCCTTTCAGCACGCCCACGGAACCGTTCTTGTTGCCCTGGGGATTGTACAGGCTGTTCAGCGGTCTCCAGGTACCCGGTTCCACCAGTTTTTCCAGTCTCTGGCGGGCGGTCAGTTCGCCTCTCTTGTTGACGTCAGCGTCAGCCTTGCCGGCATCCTGCGCTTGTTTGATCAGCGCATGGATCTCGTCTTCGATTTTTTTCAGCTTCTCGGTATTGTCAGCATCTGCTTTTTTCAGCGGTTTGCCTACTTGAGGCAGGTGTTGGAAATATCTAGGCATAGAGTAGAAACCCATTTAAATTCTTCCTCCCGAATGGTTTATTTTGCTTCCGGAGCCGGGACTTTGATGAAAGCCTGGCCCGGGTCGATTTCTTCACGGATCAGTTTGATGACGGCGGGATCAGGCGGTTCCAGTTCCACAGCCTGGGAAACGTCCAGATCGAAGCCCGTGTTTTCCAGTACAT encodes:
- the gcdA gene encoding sodium ion-translocating glutaconyl-CoA decarboxylase subunit alpha encodes the protein MGFYSMPRYFQHLPQVGKPLKKADADNTEKLKKIEDEIHALIKQAQDAGKADADVNKRGELTARQRLEKLVEPGTWRPLNSLYNPQGNKNGSVGVLKGLGRVNGKWCVVIASDNKKLAGAWVPGQAECLLRASDTAKTLHIPLVYVLNCSGVKFDEQEKVYPNRRGGGTPFFRNAELNQLGVPVIVGIYGTNPAGGGYHSISPTVIIAHEKANMAVGGAGIMGGMNPKGHVDLEYANEIADMVDRTGKTEPPGAVDIHYTETGFIREVYASEEGVLEGIKKYVGMLPKYDPEFFRVDDPKEPAFPADDLYSMVPLNDKRAYDIYNVIGRLFDNSEFKEYKKGYGPEMVTGLAKVNGLLVGVVANVQGLLMNYPEYKAAGSVGIGGKLYRQGLVKMNEFVALCTRDRLPIVWIQDTTGIDVGNDAEKAELLGLGQSLIYSIQSSRIPQFEITLRKGTAAAHYVLGGPQGNDTNAFSIGTAATEIAVMNGETAATAMYSRRLAKDRKAGKDLQPTIDKMNALIQAFYTKSRPKVCAELGLVDEIVDMNKLRDYVVAFTEAAYQNPESICPFHQMLLPRAIREFDTFVKK